The Oncorhynchus kisutch isolate 150728-3 linkage group LG20, Okis_V2, whole genome shotgun sequence genome has a segment encoding these proteins:
- the LOC109865187 gene encoding centriole, cilia and spindle-associated protein gives MVTKKIRTEYMKKFKEPKWETFSKCYEDSVKYRLTRRVMEHAHKPLWFWEGWDASTGSDSSASGRSTPKVRNKVAPLDIKLLTPPVKSESRASPEPKPPPVNGEPELEAKEFTLLDALPPTESVIENGGLNEPDEGTVNGSVVQNGPVAETPTDEGPADKASSDEEPVKTEPKRRHRHRVPRSEPCQRDYSCDDIKPAPVRKPSRAKSQPPAITTEKENRQPPPRLDWAERHASSARRSTNQSRTSDACVQTRRESDKRCWDVDRRRARSADLEKIRRSELAVVDDRWMTEYMRCFSARLR, from the exons ATGGTGACTAAGAAAATCCGTACGGAGTACATGAAGAAATTCAAAGAGCCGAAATGGGAGACGTTTTCCAAGTGCTACGAGGACTCAGTGAAGTACAGGTTGACCAGGCGGGTGATGGAGCACGCTCACAAACCTCTGTGGTTCTGGGAGGGGTGGGATGCCTCGACCGGGTCAGACTCCAGCGCCAGTGGGCGGTCCACCCCCAAGGTGAGGAACAAAGTCGCGCCTTTAGACATCAAACTTCTGACACCACCAGTGAAGTCAGAATCAAGGGCGAGCCCGGAACCAAAGCCTCCTCCTGTGAATGGGGAACCAGAATTGGAGGCCAAGGAGTTTACACTCTTGGATGCACTACCACCCACAG AGTCTGTAATAGAGAACGGGGGCCTAAACGAACCAGATGAGGGGACAGTTAACGGGTCAGTAGTACAAAATGGTCCAGTGGCTGAAACGCCAACAGATGAGGGACCAGCAGACAAGGCGTCATCAGACGAGGAGCCAGTGAAGACTGAGCCTAAGCGTCGCCACCGCCATCGTGTCCCTCGCTCAGAACCATGTCAAAGGGACTATTCCTGTGACGACATCAAGCCTGCGCCCGTCAGGAAGCCCTCCAGAGCAAAGAGCCAGCCCCCAGCCATCACCACAGAGAAGGAGAACAGACAACCTCCGCCCCGGCTCGACTGGGCAGAGAGACACGCGTCATCTGCTAGGAGGTCTACAAATCAG agtcGCACATCTGACGCATGCGTCCAGACCAGACGGGAGTCGGATAAACGCTGTTGGGACGTGGACCGCAGGAGGGCACGGTCCGCCGACCTGGAGAAGATACGGCGGTCGGAGTTGGCCGTGGTGGATGACCGTTGGATGACCGAGTACATGCGCTGCTTCTCTGCCCGGTTGAGGTAG